A single region of the Streptomyces sp. AM 4-1-1 genome encodes:
- the hisD gene encoding histidinol dehydrogenase encodes MISRIDLRGDALPEGGALRDLLPRAEFDVEAALETVRPICEDVRHRGSAAVIDWGEKLDGVRTGSIRVPAAAIADALDRLEPAVRAALEESIRRARLVHREQRRTTHTTQVVPGGTVTEKWVPVERVGLYVPGGRSVYPSSVVMNVVPAQEAGVEGIAVASPPQRNHDGLPHPTILAACALLGVDEVYAAGGAQAVAMFAYGTTGADGCAPVNLVTGPGNIYVAAAKRLLKGRIGIDAEAGPTEIAILADATADPVHVAADLISQAEHDPMAAAVLVTDSEELAAATEAELAPQTAAAKHVTDRIGPALAGRQSAIVLVNDLADGLKVVDAYGAEHLEIQTADAAAVAGRVRNAGAIFVGPWSPVSLGDYCAGSNHVLPTGGCACHSSGLSVQSFLRGIHIVDYSRDALAEVTHHVVTLAEAEDLPAHGAALKARFDWKVPQQ; translated from the coding sequence GTGATCTCTCGAATCGATCTGCGCGGCGATGCCCTCCCCGAGGGCGGCGCCCTGCGCGACCTGTTGCCCCGTGCCGAGTTCGACGTGGAAGCCGCCCTGGAGACGGTGCGGCCCATCTGCGAGGACGTACGCCATCGCGGCTCGGCGGCAGTGATCGACTGGGGGGAGAAGCTCGACGGGGTACGGACCGGCTCGATCCGGGTCCCCGCCGCCGCGATCGCCGACGCGCTCGACCGGCTGGAACCCGCCGTCCGGGCCGCGCTGGAGGAGTCGATCCGCCGCGCCCGCCTCGTCCACCGCGAGCAGCGCCGCACCACGCACACCACCCAGGTCGTCCCCGGCGGCACCGTCACCGAGAAGTGGGTGCCCGTCGAACGCGTCGGGCTGTACGTACCGGGCGGGCGCTCCGTCTATCCGTCCTCCGTCGTCATGAACGTCGTCCCGGCCCAGGAGGCCGGTGTCGAGGGCATCGCCGTCGCGTCCCCGCCGCAGAGGAACCACGACGGGCTGCCGCACCCGACCATCCTCGCCGCCTGCGCCCTGCTCGGCGTGGACGAGGTGTACGCCGCGGGCGGCGCCCAGGCCGTCGCGATGTTCGCGTACGGCACGACGGGAGCCGACGGCTGCGCCCCCGTCAACCTGGTGACGGGACCCGGCAACATCTACGTCGCCGCGGCCAAGCGCCTCCTCAAGGGACGCATCGGCATCGACGCCGAGGCCGGCCCCACCGAGATCGCGATCCTCGCCGACGCCACCGCCGACCCGGTGCACGTCGCCGCCGACCTGATCAGCCAGGCCGAGCACGACCCGATGGCCGCGGCCGTCCTCGTCACCGACTCCGAGGAGCTGGCCGCCGCCACCGAGGCCGAACTGGCGCCCCAGACCGCCGCCGCCAAACACGTCACGGACCGGATCGGACCCGCGCTGGCCGGCCGCCAGTCCGCGATCGTCCTCGTCAACGACCTGGCGGACGGCCTCAAGGTCGTCGACGCCTACGGCGCGGAGCACCTGGAGATCCAGACCGCCGACGCGGCGGCCGTCGCCGGACGGGTCCGCAACGCCGGAGCGATCTTCGTCGGCCCCTGGTCCCCGGTCTCCCTCGGCGACTACTGCGCGGGCTCCAACCACGTCCTGCCCACCGGCGGCTGCGCCTGCCACTCCTCGGGCCTGTCCGTCCAGTCCTTCCTGCGCGGCATCCACATCGTCGACTACAGCCGCGACGCGCTCGCCGAGGTCACCCACCACGTCGTGACCCTCGCCGAGGCGGAGGACCTGCCCGCCCACGGCGCCGCGCTCAAGGCACGCTTCGACTGGAAGGTTCCGCAGCAGTGA
- a CDS encoding ABC transporter ATP-binding protein, with product MCAVRDLVKTYPAARGRRGAPDTPEVRATDGISLDVRRGEIFGLLGPNGAGKSTLVRQLTGLMRPDSGTVDVLGHDLVRHPERASRLIGYLGQESTALDELTVSLAAETTGRLRGLAVREARAERDAVLDELGLTAIAGRPLKKLSGGQRRLACFAAVLVGERPVLVLDEPTTGMDPVARRAVWAAVDRRRAEHGATVLLVTHNVIEAETVLDRVAVVERGKVIACDTPTGLKQRVAGEVRVELVWRDRAPLDVPEVAALRALAQESGRRWVLRLGPDEARAAVAAVTGGAAFAALDDFTLATPSLEDVYLALGGGADKGLVKA from the coding sequence GTGTGCGCGGTGCGTGACCTGGTCAAGACCTATCCGGCCGCCCGCGGCCGGCGCGGCGCACCGGACACGCCCGAGGTGCGCGCTACCGACGGGATCAGCCTCGACGTCCGGCGCGGCGAGATCTTCGGGCTGCTCGGTCCCAACGGCGCCGGGAAATCCACCCTGGTGCGCCAGCTCACCGGGCTGATGCGCCCCGACTCCGGGACCGTCGACGTCCTGGGGCACGATCTCGTACGCCACCCCGAGCGGGCCTCCCGGCTGATCGGCTACCTCGGGCAGGAATCCACGGCGCTGGACGAGCTGACGGTGTCACTGGCCGCCGAGACCACCGGCCGGCTGCGCGGCCTCGCCGTGCGGGAAGCCCGCGCCGAGCGGGACGCCGTGCTCGACGAGCTGGGACTCACCGCCATCGCCGGACGCCCGCTGAAGAAGCTCTCCGGCGGGCAGCGGCGGCTCGCCTGCTTCGCCGCCGTCCTGGTCGGGGAGCGGCCCGTACTCGTCCTCGACGAACCGACCACCGGCATGGACCCGGTCGCCCGGCGCGCGGTGTGGGCCGCCGTCGACCGGCGCCGGGCCGAGCACGGCGCCACGGTACTGCTCGTCACCCACAACGTGATCGAGGCGGAGACCGTCCTCGACCGGGTCGCCGTCGTCGAACGCGGCAAGGTCATCGCCTGCGACACCCCGACCGGGCTCAAGCAGCGGGTCGCGGGCGAGGTCCGGGTCGAGCTGGTCTGGCGCGACCGGGCGCCCCTGGACGTGCCCGAGGTGGCCGCGCTGCGCGCGTTGGCCCAGGAGTCCGGGCGGCGCTGGGTGCTGCGGCTGGGGCCGGACGAGGCGCGGGCCGCGGTCGCCGCGGTGACCGGCGGGGCGGCGTTCGCGGCCCTGGACGACTTCACCCTGGCCACGCCCAGCCTGGAGGACGTGTACCTGGCGCTCGGCGGGGGCGCGGACAAGGGGCTGGTGAAGGCATGA
- a CDS encoding NYN domain-containing protein: MERVDRCVVLVDAGYLLGAAASLLAGEPARSRITVDHAALIQGLREGAEADTRQPLLRIYWFDGAPDRVPQPEHRRLRVMPRVTVRLGALTRSDGRWAQKGVDAAMHAELTELARNRACSDVVLVTGDGDLLPGLMSAKEHGVAVHLWAVQAADGDYNQSEDLVAEADERRVLDRVWITKAVRAKETGGYCSPTPTPRPEIAAILSAPLPEAALAASAERAAATRTAPADEPAPPAGDETDEIPGGQGGRTVPTPKDLAGTLRGPGAPAAPQPPQTPQPVPSATLRWSSDKGWVERGPLGEPAETASLPTLAQLTSAEQRWADREEDITTVGGDPFEVGQVFARRWMERLPETVHVQKLSTMYPRIPHRIDGELLRYAARFGLLAHKDDQIDEHDRYAIRAGFWREIDVRAAADPVTARE, encoded by the coding sequence GTGGAACGCGTGGACCGTTGCGTCGTCCTGGTGGACGCCGGCTATTTGCTGGGCGCAGCCGCCAGTCTGCTGGCCGGAGAGCCCGCCCGGTCCCGCATCACCGTCGACCACGCGGCTCTGATCCAAGGACTGCGCGAGGGGGCGGAGGCGGACACCCGGCAGCCGCTGCTGCGGATCTACTGGTTCGACGGCGCGCCCGACCGCGTCCCGCAGCCGGAGCACCGACGACTGCGCGTGATGCCCCGGGTGACGGTCCGGCTGGGCGCGCTGACCAGGAGCGACGGACGCTGGGCGCAGAAGGGCGTCGACGCGGCGATGCACGCCGAACTCACCGAACTGGCCAGGAACCGGGCCTGTTCCGACGTGGTGCTGGTGACCGGGGACGGTGATCTGCTGCCGGGCCTGATGTCCGCCAAGGAGCACGGCGTGGCCGTGCACCTCTGGGCCGTCCAGGCCGCCGACGGCGACTACAACCAGTCCGAGGACCTGGTCGCCGAGGCCGACGAGCGGCGGGTGCTCGACCGGGTGTGGATCACGAAGGCGGTACGGGCCAAGGAGACCGGCGGATACTGTTCGCCGACGCCCACGCCCCGTCCCGAGATCGCGGCGATCCTCTCCGCCCCGCTGCCCGAGGCCGCGCTCGCCGCCTCGGCCGAGCGTGCGGCGGCGACGCGCACCGCCCCGGCCGACGAACCGGCGCCGCCGGCCGGCGACGAGACCGACGAGATCCCCGGGGGCCAGGGGGGCAGAACCGTCCCCACCCCGAAGGACCTGGCGGGCACCCTGCGCGGCCCCGGCGCCCCGGCCGCCCCGCAGCCGCCCCAGACCCCACAGCCGGTCCCGTCCGCGACCCTGCGCTGGTCCTCCGACAAGGGCTGGGTGGAGCGGGGACCGCTCGGCGAGCCCGCCGAGACCGCGTCCTTGCCGACGCTGGCCCAGCTCACCAGCGCCGAACAGCGCTGGGCGGACCGCGAGGAGGACATCACCACGGTCGGTGGTGACCCCTTCGAGGTGGGCCAGGTCTTCGCGAGACGGTGGATGGAACGGCTGCCGGAGACCGTCCACGTCCAGAAGCTGTCGACCATGTACCCCCGTATCCCGCACCGCATCGACGGCGAGCTGCTGCGGTACGCGGCACGGTTCGGCCTGCTCGCCCACAAGGACGACCAGATCGACGAGCACGACCGGTACGCGATCCGGGCGGGCTTCTGGCGCGAGATCGACGTGCGCGCCGCGGCCGACCCGGTCACCGCGCGCGAATAG
- a CDS encoding histidinol-phosphate transaminase, which produces MTGNTTPATRVDDLPVRDELRGQTPYGAPQLDVPVRLNTNENPYPLPEALVDRIAERVREAARDLNRYPDRDAVELRTELARYLTRTAGHEVAAANVWAANGSNEVLQQLLQTFGGPGRTAIGFEPSYSMHALISRGTGTEWISGPRKDDFTIDVAAARDALAEHRPDVVFITSPNNPTGTAVDAGTVLALYDAAQAAKPSMVVVDEAYGEFSHRPSLLPLIEGRPHLVVSRTMSKAFGAAGLRLGYLAADPAVVDAVQLVRLPYHLSSVTQATALAALEHTDTLLGYVAQLKSERDRLVDELRGLGFEVTESDANFVQFGRFADNRTAWRQILDRGVLVRDLGVPGWLRVTAGTPAENDAFLDAVRGVQKERKEHDA; this is translated from the coding sequence GTGACCGGCAACACCACCCCCGCCACCCGCGTGGACGACCTGCCCGTCCGGGACGAACTGCGCGGCCAGACCCCCTACGGGGCGCCCCAGCTCGACGTACCCGTACGGCTGAACACCAACGAGAACCCGTACCCGCTGCCCGAAGCGCTCGTCGACCGGATCGCCGAACGGGTCCGCGAGGCCGCCCGCGACCTCAACCGCTACCCCGACCGGGACGCCGTCGAACTCCGTACCGAACTGGCCCGCTACCTCACCCGCACCGCGGGCCACGAGGTCGCCGCCGCCAACGTCTGGGCGGCGAACGGCTCCAACGAAGTGCTCCAGCAACTGCTCCAGACCTTCGGCGGCCCCGGCCGCACCGCCATCGGCTTCGAACCCTCGTATTCGATGCACGCCCTGATCTCACGCGGCACCGGCACCGAATGGATCTCCGGACCGCGCAAGGACGACTTCACCATCGACGTGGCGGCGGCCCGCGACGCCCTCGCCGAGCACCGGCCCGACGTCGTCTTCATCACCTCACCGAACAACCCCACCGGCACCGCCGTCGACGCCGGCACCGTCCTCGCGCTGTACGACGCCGCCCAGGCCGCCAAGCCGTCGATGGTCGTCGTCGACGAGGCGTACGGCGAGTTCAGCCACCGCCCCTCGCTGCTCCCGCTGATCGAGGGCAGGCCGCACCTCGTCGTCTCCCGGACCATGTCGAAGGCGTTCGGCGCCGCCGGACTGCGCCTCGGCTACCTCGCCGCCGACCCGGCCGTCGTCGACGCCGTCCAGCTGGTGCGCCTGCCGTACCACCTCTCCTCCGTCACCCAGGCCACCGCGCTCGCCGCCCTGGAGCACACCGATACGCTGCTCGGGTACGTCGCACAGCTCAAGAGCGAACGCGACCGGCTGGTCGACGAGCTGCGCGGCCTCGGCTTCGAGGTCACCGAATCGGACGCCAACTTCGTCCAGTTCGGCCGCTTCGCCGACAACCGCACCGCCTGGCGGCAGATCCTCGACCGGGGCGTCCTCGTCCGTGACCTCGGCGTACCCGGATGGCTGCGGGTCACCGCGGGCACCCCGGCCGAGAACGACGCCTTCCTCGACGCGGTACGAGGAGTCCAGAAGGAGCGCAAGGAGCACGACGCATGA
- a CDS encoding oxidoreductase, which translates to MTEAHDCEIPDGLSAAELGMWQSFQNGSTYDLRTHDPAQDDPFAPRIWGHERSVAARVVARLLLSGPPARPGRVAALKLRGVRITGTLDLAGGRVAPYVELTGCRFEQEVVLPECHFTTLRMVGCAVPRLEAARLRTEGDLHLPRCRVERGIRLTDAQIGTDLLLNQIDIGPDRQGCALAGDGLAVGQDLQAEMVEARGELSLRGAKVGGSLSLRGSRLRGAAGRRALNAPQLSVERTLYMSEAWVSVDTGVQGTTPPYGIVRGGTPARGTRSQNFACRGGVRLDDGRFGDAVDLHQARFVLAPHEELSMRRIVTPELRFNAERPEEGRVVLNGARVVTLIDMSTSWPGPGGLAMGGFVYENLVPYGHFPLSRRLEWVSAATPEYVPDPYERLAAVLRGSGEDSDAREVLLAKQRRRRETLPPAARMWGHLQDWTVAYGYRPGRAAVWMAVLWAAGTVAFAQHRPAPIKEDEHPEWNPALYALDLLIPVINLGQDGYWRMAGRWQWAAAVLVMLGWILATTVAAGASRLLRRG; encoded by the coding sequence GTGACCGAGGCGCACGACTGCGAAATCCCGGACGGTCTCAGCGCGGCCGAGCTGGGCATGTGGCAGTCCTTCCAGAACGGCAGCACGTACGACCTGCGGACGCACGACCCGGCGCAGGACGATCCGTTCGCGCCCCGCATCTGGGGTCATGAGCGCAGTGTCGCGGCGCGGGTGGTGGCCCGGTTGCTGCTGAGCGGCCCGCCGGCCAGGCCGGGGCGGGTCGCGGCGCTGAAGCTCCGGGGCGTGCGGATCACCGGGACGCTGGATCTCGCGGGGGGCCGGGTGGCGCCGTACGTCGAGCTGACGGGGTGCCGGTTCGAGCAGGAGGTGGTGCTGCCCGAGTGTCACTTCACGACACTGCGGATGGTCGGCTGCGCGGTGCCCCGGCTGGAGGCGGCCCGGCTGCGCACGGAGGGCGATCTGCATCTGCCGCGCTGCCGGGTGGAGCGCGGGATCAGGCTCACCGACGCGCAGATCGGCACGGATCTGCTCCTCAACCAGATCGACATCGGTCCGGACCGGCAGGGCTGCGCCCTGGCGGGTGACGGTCTCGCGGTCGGCCAGGACCTCCAGGCGGAGATGGTCGAGGCGCGGGGCGAGCTGAGTCTGCGCGGGGCGAAGGTGGGCGGTTCGCTGAGCCTGCGCGGCAGCAGGCTGCGCGGCGCCGCGGGGCGGCGGGCCCTGAACGCCCCGCAGCTGTCGGTGGAGCGGACGCTGTACATGAGCGAGGCGTGGGTGAGCGTCGACACCGGCGTCCAGGGCACCACTCCCCCGTACGGCATCGTGCGCGGCGGGACCCCGGCGCGCGGCACCCGCTCGCAGAACTTCGCCTGCCGGGGCGGGGTGCGGCTGGACGACGGGCGCTTCGGGGACGCGGTCGACCTGCATCAGGCGCGGTTCGTGCTGGCGCCGCACGAGGAGCTGTCGATGCGCCGGATCGTCACTCCCGAGCTGCGGTTCAACGCCGAGCGCCCGGAGGAGGGCCGGGTCGTGCTGAACGGCGCGCGGGTGGTCACACTCATCGACATGTCGACGAGCTGGCCGGGGCCCGGCGGGCTGGCGATGGGCGGCTTCGTGTACGAGAACCTCGTCCCGTACGGGCACTTCCCGCTCTCCCGGCGGCTGGAGTGGGTGTCGGCGGCGACCCCGGAGTACGTACCCGATCCGTACGAGCGGCTGGCGGCCGTGCTCCGCGGCAGCGGGGAGGACTCGGACGCCCGGGAGGTGCTGCTCGCCAAGCAGCGGCGGCGGCGCGAGACGCTGCCGCCCGCCGCCCGGATGTGGGGTCACCTCCAGGACTGGACGGTGGCGTACGGCTACCGGCCGGGGCGGGCGGCGGTGTGGATGGCGGTGCTCTGGGCGGCCGGGACGGTGGCCTTCGCCCAGCACCGCCCGGCGCCGATCAAGGAGGACGAGCACCCGGAGTGGAATCCCGCGCTGTACGCGCTGGATCTGCTGATCCCGGTGATCAACCTGGGCCAGGACGGCTACTGGCGGATGGCGGGCCGCTGGCAGTGGGCGGCGGCGGTGCTGGTGATGCTGGGATGGATTCTGGCCACCACGGTCGCGGCGGGCGCGTCCCGGCTGCTGCGGCGCGGCTGA
- the ybaK gene encoding Cys-tRNA(Pro) deacylase has protein sequence MPKKTKKQQPGGTPATVALTSAGASFTVHAYEHDPASASYGEEAARALGVSPDRVFKTLVADVDGELTVAVVPVAGSLDLKALAAAVGGRRAAMADPATAERTTGYVRGGISPLGQRKRLRTVLDESARAHPTICVSAGRRGLEVELSPTDLAALTSAAFAPIGRG, from the coding sequence GTGCCGAAGAAGACGAAGAAGCAGCAGCCCGGCGGCACACCGGCGACGGTGGCGCTGACCTCGGCGGGCGCCTCGTTCACCGTCCACGCCTACGAGCACGACCCGGCGTCCGCCTCGTACGGCGAGGAGGCCGCGCGGGCACTCGGGGTCTCCCCCGACCGGGTGTTCAAGACGCTGGTCGCCGATGTGGACGGCGAACTCACCGTGGCGGTCGTACCGGTCGCGGGGTCACTCGACCTCAAGGCGCTGGCGGCGGCGGTCGGCGGCAGACGGGCCGCGATGGCGGACCCGGCGACGGCGGAACGCACGACGGGTTACGTACGGGGCGGCATCTCGCCCCTCGGCCAGCGCAAGCGGCTGCGCACGGTGCTGGACGAGTCGGCCCGCGCCCATCCGACGATCTGCGTCTCGGCGGGCCGCCGGGGACTGGAGGTCGAGCTGTCCCCGACGGACCTGGCGGCGCTCACGTCGGCGGCCTTCGCCCCGATCGGCCGGGGCTGA
- a CDS encoding LON peptidase substrate-binding domain-containing protein, whose translation MTTARLPLFPLNAVLFPGLVLPLNVFEERYRSMMRELLKADENEPRRFVVVAIRDGHETAPTATGMPDPTALAPRTERGPSDGFGPDPLQAFHEIGCVADTAQIRERADGSFEILATGTTRVRLLSVDASGPYLTAELEELEEEQGEEAGALAEGVLRAFRSYQKRLAGASERSLTTGSELPDDPSVVSYLVAAAVVLDIPTKQRLLQAPDTATRLREELTLLRAETAVIRHLPSLPAVDLTRAPTHPN comes from the coding sequence GTGACCACAGCTCGTCTCCCCCTCTTCCCGCTGAACGCGGTGCTGTTCCCGGGCCTCGTGCTCCCGCTGAACGTCTTCGAGGAGCGCTACCGCTCCATGATGCGCGAGCTGCTGAAGGCCGACGAGAACGAGCCGCGCCGTTTCGTCGTGGTCGCGATCCGCGACGGCCACGAGACAGCGCCGACGGCCACCGGCATGCCGGACCCGACGGCCCTCGCCCCACGGACCGAGCGCGGCCCGTCCGACGGTTTCGGCCCCGACCCCCTCCAGGCGTTCCACGAGATCGGCTGTGTCGCGGACACCGCGCAGATCCGGGAACGCGCGGACGGCAGCTTCGAGATCCTCGCGACCGGCACCACCCGGGTCCGGCTGCTCTCCGTCGACGCGAGCGGCCCGTATCTGACGGCCGAGCTGGAGGAGCTGGAAGAGGAGCAGGGGGAGGAGGCCGGGGCGCTCGCCGAGGGCGTCCTGCGTGCCTTCCGGAGCTACCAGAAGCGGCTCGCCGGAGCCAGCGAACGGTCCCTGACCACGGGCTCGGAGCTGCCGGACGACCCGTCGGTCGTCTCGTACCTGGTGGCCGCGGCGGTCGTTCTCGACATCCCGACGAAACAGCGGCTGCTGCAGGCACCGGACACCGCCACCCGGCTCCGCGAGGAGCTGACGCTCCTGCGCGCGGAGACCGCCGTGATCCGGCATCTGCCGTCGCTGCCCGCCGTGGACCTGACCCGGGCGCCGACGCACCCCAACTGA
- a CDS encoding ABC transporter permease, which produces MAPRARLFPSLAAVYRAQLSRARVARIPLLFVATFQSVGIMVLMRGVVDGGSEARAVVAGSSVLVVAFVALNLLAQYFGQLRASGGLDHYATLPVPPASVVLGAAGAYASFTVPGTIVTAVTGSVLFQLPMTHLWVLLAVIPLSGAALAGLGAALGLLAPRQELATLLGQLGMSAALLLGVLPAERLPAPIGWARDLLPSTYGVEALARSFDAHPDWAAVCLDLAVCAVVGVLSLAVATWAYRRAAVR; this is translated from the coding sequence CTGGCGCCGCGCGCCCGGCTGTTCCCGTCACTGGCCGCCGTGTACCGGGCCCAGCTGTCCCGGGCCAGGGTGGCCCGCATCCCGCTGCTGTTCGTGGCGACCTTCCAGTCCGTCGGGATCATGGTCCTGATGCGCGGGGTCGTCGACGGCGGTTCGGAGGCGCGGGCGGTGGTCGCCGGGTCCAGCGTGCTGGTGGTGGCGTTCGTCGCGCTCAATCTGCTGGCCCAGTACTTCGGGCAGCTGCGGGCGAGCGGCGGTCTCGACCACTACGCCACGCTGCCCGTCCCGCCGGCCTCGGTGGTCCTCGGGGCGGCGGGGGCGTACGCCTCGTTCACGGTGCCCGGCACGATCGTCACGGCCGTCACGGGCAGTGTGCTCTTCCAGCTCCCGATGACGCACCTCTGGGTGCTGCTCGCCGTGATCCCGCTCTCCGGGGCGGCGCTCGCCGGTCTGGGCGCCGCGCTCGGACTGCTCGCGCCCCGGCAGGAGCTGGCCACCCTGCTGGGCCAGCTGGGCATGTCCGCCGCGCTGCTGCTCGGGGTGCTGCCCGCCGAACGGCTGCCAGCCCCGATCGGCTGGGCCCGGGACCTGCTGCCCTCCACCTACGGTGTCGAGGCGCTGGCCCGCTCCTTCGACGCCCACCCCGACTGGGCGGCCGTCTGCCTCGATCTCGCGGTCTGCGCCGTGGTGGGCGTCCTCTCGCTGGCCGTGGCCACATGGGCGTACCGCCGGGCAGCGGTCCGGTGA